Proteins found in one Atribacterota bacterium genomic segment:
- a CDS encoding Ig domain-containing protein, with amino-acid sequence MKKTIMLLILLSVITMFTNGCMLPFFGNEAPVIQSNPPETVKLGSIYSYQVEAIDDNNTDLKYSLTVYPEGMTINPSTGVISWTPTENQLGENEVSIKVSDGWMSSNQDFTVEVKNLVLSSISVNPN; translated from the coding sequence ATGAAAAAAACTATCATGTTATTAATTCTTTTATCTGTAATAACTATGTTTACCAACGGATGTATGCTTCCATTTTTTGGCAATGAAGCTCCAGTTATTCAGTCAAATCCTCCTGAAACAGTTAAACTGGGCAGTATTTATAGTTACCAGGTAGAAGCAATAGATGACAACAATACTGATTTAAAATATAGTTTAACAGTTTACCCTGAAGGTATGACCATAAACCCTTCAACAGGGGTTATCAGTTGGACACCAACAGAGAATCAATTGGGTGAGAATGAAGTCTCGATAAAGGTAAGCGATGGATGGATGAGTTCAAATCAGGATTTTACGGTTGAAGTAAAAAATTTAGTATTATCTTCTATTAGTGTAAATCCAAACAG